Sequence from the Chelonoidis abingdonii isolate Lonesome George chromosome 1, CheloAbing_2.0, whole genome shotgun sequence genome:
atactgGAATTGGACAAgctacagaaaagggcaacaaaaatgtttgggATATGGAACAGTGCccacatgaggaaagattaataagactgggacttttcagcttggaaaagagacaactaaggacggatatgattgaggtctataaaatcatgagtggtgtggagaaagtaaataaggaagtggcatttattccttctcataacacaagaactaggggtcaccaaatgaagttaataggcagcaggtttaaaacaaacaaaaggaagtacttcttcacacaacacagtcaacctgtggaagtctTTGCCAGaagacgttgtgaaggccaaagatataccagggttcaaaaaacaactagatacattcatggtggataggtccatcaatggctattagccaggatgagcaagGATataaaaccatgctctgaagtgtccctcgcttgtgtttgccagaagctaggaatgggcgacaggggatggatcacttgataattacctgttctgttaattccttctgaagcacctggcattagccactgtcggatACTGGGCTatacagaccattggtctgacccagtatggccattcttatgttctaaaaccaaaccaaatttaCCAGTTTGACTTTTCTTTGGAAACGCTGACACATGAACTCTCTGTTGGTGAAGTCATTGTTTTCTGCAGAAATACTTTAGTATAAACCAAACTTCGCTATAATTAGGATATGAAATTTGGACATTGTAATGTATTTAAACAATTCAAGATTTTCATTTTACTCTACAAACTTGATCCAAAATTCACTGTGAGCAGGCTCTactgcaattgcttgagaaaGACTGAGAGAATTGAGACTCATTTTGCAGTGAATTTAGTTTAGTCCCTTTGACTCTCTCAGGATATACAAGAtttcccactttttaaaaatgtcttaaatAATATGTCTTTAACAGTTTTCTTTTactggaaaatgaaataaaatttaaaaaataaacatttcaaggCAGATCCTTTTGTACTTGAACAGACCTTTGAAATTATtctattttctctatttttaaaaaatctagccTATTTTAGTTCCAATCGTGCAtgaatttacacacatgcttaacacGAGACTAGTCCAATTAAAGTTTCTGCAGGATGGGGGGCCTTAGAGTTTTCCCAAGTCACATCTGCCTAGtcacatttaaaaacatatttacaaaCACATTTTATGCTTTAAAACACTAGCATAGAGTAGTGCAGCTCCCCCCCATCCTTGTTGTCACTCTTCACACTGAGTAGACCCTTGTAAGCTAGGGTTACCAGTAAATACATAGGTAAAGTTGCTTTAGTGGCATTTAAAAGCATGTTAGCTATTATGTTTATAAACTCAACCTGTTTCCTAGTCCACACAGGGCCTAAAGCACCCATCACTGTGATGTCCAAGCACcacacaaacaataaaaattaGCTCTGGATGCGCCCTAAATGACAGTTGCCACAAGAGAATGAAAACAAAGGGTTAACAATCAGTTCAACTCCAggtccctccttttttttttttttataaacacgGCATCATTAGccccctcctcttccacctctTCCAAGAACTAATGAACTCCcttggggaggggaaagcaagtaGAACAGGAGCTGGTGTAGCGATCTGTAGTTTGCCTTGGTGTCCcctcccaggcagcagcaggactaAGGGTTTGCAGAGCACCCTGGCAGgaccatgacacacacacactggggccACAGCGGACAACCTTTCACCAGGGGCAAAAAGTAGCTTCCCTGCCCAGGCGCTGAACgcacaggcagctgcagcagcagccaggggcagaggagaagggaggCGATGGCTGTGCAAGCTGCTATCCTCAACCCCCATCACTTCATCCCCTTCTGCTTCCCGGGCTCCGGGGGCCTGGCGGACTATGTTGACCTTGAGAAGAGCTACGAGGACGGGGGAGCTGCTCTCCTGGGAGGAGGAGTAGGGGGAGGAGAAGACCCAGGAGATTTTAAAGAAGCCACCAGGGACCTGCTGAGCTTCATAGACTCGGCGTCCAGCAACATCAAGCTGGCGCTGGACAAGCCCGTCAAGTCCAAGAGGAAAGTGAACCACAGGAAGTACCTGCAGAAGCAGATCAAGCGCTGCACGGGCATCAACGCCTCCGCCCCTGCAGCGCCAGCCCCGGCCGGGGGCCAGGAGCTGCCCAAGCGGCCGGCCCCGCCGGCAGGGGCCGCCTCGCCCCAGCCTCCTTGCCCGCCGGCCCCGCGGCCATTGCAAGCCCCCTGCCAAGCGGGAGGCCTCGCAGGCggccagcagcctgcagagcaagAGCCTGGCCGCCCTCTTCGACTCCCTGCACCAGGCCGGGCTGGCGAGAAGGGCCCGGCCGGCGGCAGTGGCGGGGGCGGCCCCCGCAAGGTGCCGCTGCGGAACCGCAACCTGCGCCTTCGTTCTTCACCGAGCGGTGGCGCCGCCGCCGCCCCGCGCCAGCCCTAAGGCGCCGGAGCGGGGCGGCGGCAGCCCGGAGACGGCGGAGTTCTTCGAGCTGCTGGGGCCCGACTACGGCGGCCTCCTCCCGGAGCAGCCCCCCGCGCCGGAGGGTTTTCCGGCTCGCCTGCCCCCGGAGCTGGGCATGGAGCCCGCCCTGTACGAGCCCCACCTCCCGCCGCTGCCCCCGCACCTGCTCGGGGGGATGCTCTACCCCGAGCCCGCCTGGAGCCCCCCCGCCAAGAAGAGCCCCC
This genomic interval carries:
- the FAM181B gene encoding LOW QUALITY PROTEIN: protein FAM181B (The sequence of the model RefSeq protein was modified relative to this genomic sequence to represent the inferred CDS: inserted 4 bases in 3 codons; deleted 2 bases in 1 codon), with amino-acid sequence MAVQAAILNPHHFIPFCFPGSGGLADYVDLEKSYEDGGAALLGGGVGGGEDPGDFKEATRDLLSFIDSASSNIKLALDKPVKSKRKVNHRKYLQKQIKRCTGINASAPAAPAPAGGQELPKRPAPPAGAASPQPPCPPAPXGHCKPPAKREASQAASSLQSKSLAALFDSLHXGRAGEKGPAGGSGGGGPRKVPLRNRNLXPSFFTEVAPPPPRASPKAPERGGGSPETAEFFELLGPDYGGLLPEQPPAPEGFPARLPPELGMEPALYEPHLPPLPPHLLGGMLYPEPAWSPPAKKSPPAAASCSSLSLPESLRPLPALGATGAPIYPASSEPAPAGGEESPAQLAAAFAPYFPDCPLPLPPPMPYEYSAGYNRVAYSGL